AGCACCGCACTGTGGAGATTTTCTCTTCCCTCTTTTGTAATCGGGAAACAAATATCCTCATATTTGGCTCCTGCCTTACGGGAAGGCATTGACACAAACGGACCGTCATTGCCCTCAAAAATCCTCACACCTTTTACAACAAACTCGTCATTGATGGAAACCGAGGCAACTCCCTTTAAGCTTCCGGGTTTGTTAATAAGGTTCACGCTTGCTTTGTAATTCATAAATTCTACCCCTTTCTTTTATATAACTCATCATCCACTTCTTTTAACCTTTCAC
This sequence is a window from Qingrenia yutianensis. Protein-coding genes within it:
- a CDS encoding SpoVG family protein, producing MNYKASVNLINKPGSLKGVASVSINDEFVVKGVRIFEGNDGPFVSMPSRKAGAKYEDICFPITKEGRENLHSAVLEAYEQKLTQQEEQNHEEGKETKKAGNKKSQKRSDGQKTAESNTELQADQNEQTEAAPVMNM